TTCGAACTCGACGTCGAGCGAGCGTCGCGACCCGGCGAAGAGATCGTGCATATGCGCGCGAACCGCGTCGGCGCCCTCGCCGTAAGCGCGGGTGAGCCAGGCATCCACGGTGGGGACGTCCCGCAGCGCGTAGCCCGTAAGCTCGGTCCAGGTGCGGCTGATCTGCAGCACTTCGCCGTCCTCGGCATGCATGATCACGGGCACCGGCGCCTCCTCGATCGCCCGCCGGAACTGCTCCTCGCTCGCCCTCACGGCCGCCTCGGCACGCCGCCTCGCGGTAATGTCGACGAAAGTCAGCACTACGCCATCGATACGGTCGTCGGAGGTGCGATAAGGCATCAGGCGCGCGATGTAGGCGCCGCCGTTTGCCGATTCCACTTCGCGCTCGATCGTCTGCAGCGTTTCCGCGACGCTCGCGATGTTCGCCTCGAGCTGCGGATAGCGCAGCCGGTGGGTGATGTGCTCGATCGGTCGCCCGACGTCGTCCGGAATCAGATTGAACAGGGCGCGCATGCGCGGGGTGTAGAGCCTGATGCGTCCCTCGGCATCCAGAAACAGGGTCGCGATCTCGGTCGCATTCATGAGATTGCGCGCGTCGTTGTTCGCGTGCATCAGCTCCCGGACCTTGGCCTCGAGCTCCTCGTTGACCGTCATGAGCTGTTCGTTGAGCGATTCGAGCTCGCGCTGGCTGGCCTCGAGCTCTTCCGTGGTCACCCGCAGCTCCTCGTTCATCGCCTGCAGCTCTTCGTTCGAGGCCTGCAGCGACGACTCCGCGGCTGCACGGCTGACGAACGAGTCGTCGCGTTCCGAACTATCCTTCGACGCCATGGCGCGCCTTCGCAAGGTGAGGGGGTATCATAAGACAAGCACACAGCGCCGCTCGTCTGGGCGCTCTCAGCGGCCACAAGAGAACCGATATGGCAGTCGCGGAAGCCCGGAGGACCAGGATTCTTTGCGTGGAGGACTACGAGCCGACGCGCGGTGTGATGGCGGCGACACTGCGCGAACTGTACCCGGATTTCGCACGCGACGGCGAAGAGGCGCTGATCAGGATCGGATCGGCTGCCTACGACGCGTACGTGGTGGACCAGTGGCTGCCCGATTACAGCGGAATCCTGCTGTGCCGCGACATACGTCGGCTCGATCTCCACGTATCGATCGTGTTTTTTACCGTTGCGGATCGCGAAGAGATGCGGGACCGGGCGATGAAAGCCGGAGCGACCGCGTGTCTCACCACGACCGTCGACTACAGCGAGCTGCGCGAGCAGATCGCGAATTTGATTGCAGTCTCCGATGGCAAAGCCGAACCCGCGCGAAACGCCGCGGACGAAGCGCTCGCAGCCCTCAGGCGTCTCGGCAGGGCCGCCGACAAGGCGCAGGTGCGCGACGCCTACGTCGCGGCCGGCGGCACCTTGAGCCGCTTCGAGCGCTGGTGGAGCGAGTTGGCGGCGCGCCGTTAGCGCGCCGCGTGCGCACACGAAACGGCAGAGCGTCACGAGGTCAGCCGCGCGCGCCGAGGACCGCTATGGCTGGAACCGGACGAAATGCATGCCGGGCAGCCGATCTCAGTCGTAAACTGCTGTCTCACACTGCAGGAAGACGGCCTCGACGCGATGGATCATCACGACAGAAGATCCGACTCAGTGCGCCTGACGTGGGAGCACGCGGTCAGCGTGTGGAGTGATGCGCTATCGACATGGCGCCTTATTGCAAGGGCCGCACAATACCGCGGCAATCTTGCGGATGCGAAGCGTGCGCAAAACGAGATCGATCGATGCATCGCACAGGTCAGCCATGCGCAGGCGCTGCTACGCACCCTGAGCGCTAATTCCTGGGCCGAACGGTGCTTTTCCGCAACTCAAGCGGTATCGCCGCCCGAGTTACGACATGATTTCGCAGTTGTGGACGACGATCCGTTGGTATCGAAGCGATATCGCGCCTGCTCAGGACGAGCGGATATGCCATAGAGCAGCACGGCAGCGGCGCTGAAATGCTCGCCTCGCTTTTTCATTCGACGCCGCGTTGTGTGGTGCTCGACATCAACATGGACGGGCTTTCGGGCTTTGATGTTCGCGACGCACTTGGACGTGGCGGTTACCGCATCCCTATAATTTTCGTCTCAGCCGATCAGGTCGATTGGACCGCGCAACACGCCTTCGGCGAAGACGTCGTTGCATGCCTGCGTAAGCCTGTGGACGACGTCGTTCTGTTGGAAGCTGCCTCCACCGCGCTTCGGCGCACGAACTTCGCTGTCGGCAGGTACGCGAAGTAGCGCCAATCCGAGGCGGACACTATCTATCGCCGGCGGCGTCGTCTAATACCCGCGGCGTAGACGCCGCAGCGGAATCGCCCGTATAGTCGCCGTGACTGCAACTCGGATGCCTGCACGAGCGTGGATCGCACAACCGGCGAACTCGCCTGGATCGGAGGCGGCGCGCTGTTCCGCGCGGTTCTGCTCGCGCTCGCGCTGCTCCTGGCGCTCGTGCCGTCCGCGACGGGCGCCGCGAGCAAGGTCCTGATCGTCTTCGATGAAGACAACGATCTGCCCGGGCTCGCCGTCATCAATCGCAGCCTGCGCGAAGGCTTCACCGCGGAGCTCAAGGGCGAGGTCGAGCTCTACAGCGAATCGCTGAACCTGTCGCAGTTCACGTCTCCTGACCACGACGCTATCCTGCTCGAAAACTTCCGGCGCAAATACGCCGGCACGCGGCTCGACCTCGTCGTAGCGGTGCTCGGGCCTTCGCTCGATTTCCTGCTGCGCCATCGAGACACGCTGTTGCCAGGCGTCCCGATCGTCTTCTGCGGTGTGGAAGCTTCGGAACTGAAGGGGCGACTTCCCGCGCGGGACGTGACCGGTGTGCTGCTGC
This sequence is a window from Burkholderiales bacterium. Protein-coding genes within it:
- a CDS encoding response regulator, which gives rise to MEDYEPTRGVMAATLRELYPDFARDGEEALIRIGSAAYDAYVVDQWLPDYSGILLCRDIRRLDLHVSIVFFTVADREEMRDRAMKAGATACLTTTVDYSELREQIANLIAVSDGKAEPARNAADEALAALRRLGRAADKAQVRDAYVAAGGTLSRFERWWSELAARR
- a CDS encoding response regulator, which produces MSRLLRTSGYAIEQHGSGAEMLASLFHSTPRCVVLDINMDGLSGFDVRDALGRGGYRIPIIFVSADQVDWTAQHAFGEDVVACLRKPVDDVVLLEAASTALRRTNFAVGRYAK